Within the Fibrobacter sp. genome, the region ATAATCTATTCCCCGATAGACCTCGCTTGTTGAAACCCCGAAATCCGGAACAGCTATTACGAATACAAATCGCAGGGAAGTCGGCAACGGTACCAGGCAGCAGGTAGCCTCAGAATCCAAAGCAGTCTGTCCCTTAAAAAAATAGGGAACATCCATCCCGAGCTTCCTTCCAAGGCTCATCAACCTCTCCTCTCTCAGCCCAAGCCCCCACAACTCATTCAGCAATTCCAGCATCGTTGCAGCATTGGCGCTCCCCCCCGCCATCCCTCCCATCACAGGAATCCGCTTGCTTATATGAATTTTCACATTTTTATCAACACTACACTCGTTCTTTATCAAATCAACTGCTTTCCAGCATATATTGCTCTCATCGCAGGGCACCCTGGGATCATCGCATTCTATCCCTGTTCCGGAGGAATCCTCAACAGAGATGATATCATGGAGATCTATCTGATGTTTTACTATTG harbors:
- the ispE gene encoding 4-(cytidine 5'-diphospho)-2-C-methyl-D-erythritol kinase, coding for MERKSFTRVTMALDIVRKIQEGPYSGYHELAIVKHQIDLHDIISVEDSSGTGIECDDPRVPCDESNICWKAVDLIKNECSVDKNVKIHISKRIPVMGGMAGGSANAATMLELLNELWGLGLREERLMSLGRKLGMDVPYFFKGQTALDSEATCCLVPLPTSLRFVFVIAVPDFGVSTSEVYRGIDYSVINRQHEKTEKMQRCFLENDWKGVLESMHNDFETSVFRSYPRLRELKAQLLEAGCMQAIMTGSGSTVIGIAENLQKAEDIRRKIDCRTIVSSTLEK